From a single Anabas testudineus chromosome 5, fAnaTes1.2, whole genome shotgun sequence genomic region:
- the LOC113154632 gene encoding vitamin D3 receptor B produces MEPTVVSTSTLPPDEFDRNVPRICGVCGDKATGFHFNAMTCEGCKGFFRRSMKRKATFTCPFNGSCTITKDNRRHCQACRLKRCVDIGMMKEFILTDEEVQRKKDLIQRRKEEEAQREAEREARRPRLTDEQSQVIATLVEAHHKTYDDSYSDFGRFRPPVREGPVTRSASRAASLHSLSDASSDSFSHSPESVDTKMNFNNLLMMYQEQGSSPDSSEEEGSSFSMLPHLADLVSYSIQKVIGFAKMIPGFRELTAEDQIALLKSSAIEVIMLRSNQSFNLEDMSWSCGAPDFKYQISDVTKAGHTLELLEPLVKFQVGLKKLNLHEEEHVLLMAICLLSPDRPGVQDHARIEALQDRLSETLQAYIQLHHPGERLLYAKMIQKLADLRSLNEEHSKQYRSLSFQPEHSMQLTPLVLEVFGSEVS; encoded by the exons ATGGAGCCCACAGTTGTTAGTACGTCTACTTTGCCTCCTGATGAGTTCGATAGAAACGTGCCACGGATCTGCGGCGTGTGTGGTGACAAAGCCACCGGTTTCCACTTCAATGCCATGACATGTGAGGGCTGCAAGGGTTTTTTCAG GCGCAGTATGAAACGCAAGGCCACCTTCACATGTCCCTTTAATGGCAGTTGCACCATCACCAAGGACAACAGGCGTCACTGCCAGGCATGCCGGCTCAAACGTTGTGTGGACATTGGCATGATGAAAGAGT TCATTCTGACCGATGAGGaagtgcagaggaagaaggacCTGAttcagaggaggaaagaggaggaagcacagcGCGAAGCGGAGAGGGAGGCACGGCGGCCCCGGCTCACTGATGAACAGAGTCAAGTCATCGCCACACTTGTGGAGGCGCACCACAAAACATATGATGACTCTTACTCTGACTTTGGCCGCTTCAgg CCTCCAGTTCGTGAGGGCCCAGTGACACGTAGTGCTAGCAGAGCTGCCTCTCTCCACTCTTTATCTGATGCCTCCTCCGACTCTTTCAGTCACTCTCCAG AATCAGTGGACACCAAAATGAACTTTAACAACCTGCTGATGATGTACCAGGAGCAGGGCAGCAGTCCTGACTCCAGTGAGGAGGAGGGCTCCAGCTTCTCCATGCTGCCTCACCTGGCCGACCTGGTCTCCTATAGCATCCAGAAGGTCATAGGATTTGCCAAGATGATCCCTGGGTTCAG GGAACTGACCGCAGAAGACCAGATTGCCCTGCTCAAGTCCAGCGCCATTGAGGTGATCATGCTGCGCTCAAATCAGAGCTTCAACCTGGAAGACATGTCCTGGAGTTGTGGCGCGCCTGACTTTAAATACCAGATCAGTGATGTCACCAAAG CGGGCCACactctggagctgctggagccTTTGGTGAAGTTCCAGGTGGGCTTGAAGAAGCTCAACCTGCATGAGGAGGAACATGTGCTGCTGATGGCCATCTGCTTGCTTTCTCCAG ACCGCCCAGGTGTACAGGATCATGCAAGGATTGAAGCCCTCCAAGACCGACTCTCAGAAACCCTGCAGGCATACATCCAGCTTCACCACCCAGGAGAGCGCCTGCTTTACGCCAAGATGATCCAGAAGCTGGCCGACCTGCGCAGCCTCAACGAGGAGCACTCCAAGCAGTACCGCTCGCTGTCGTTCCAGCCAGAGCACAGTATGCAGCTCACCCCGCTGGTATTGGAGGTGTTCGGCAGCGAAGTCTCCTAG